The Flavobacterium sp. HJ-32-4 genome contains a region encoding:
- a CDS encoding ABC-F family ATP-binding cassette domain-containing protein yields MNYLSVESISKSYGERTLFENISFGINKDQKIAFIAKNGTGKTTIMNILTGKDEPDNGQVVTRKDIRMTFLSQVPDLQDDLTIEESIFASDNETLKVIAAYERALENPADEEAYQKAFDKMDQHNAWDFETQFKQILFRLKLDNLKLKVRDLSGGQKKRLSLAIILINRPDLLIMDEPTNHLDLEMIEWLESYFAAAPITLFMVTHDRFFLERVCNEIIELENGKLYSYKGNYSYYLEKKEQRITSENASIDKAKNLFVKELDWMRRQPKARTTKSKSRQDDFYVIKEKAMSRRRDKQVELEINMERMGSKVIELHRLGKKFGDKVILDGFSYDFQRGDRVGIIGKNGSGKSTFLNIITGTLPPDSGKVITGETMKIGYYTQSGIDPKPGQKVIDVIKEFGEYIPLMKGRTISAGQLLERFLFDRKKQHDYVEKLSGGELKRLYLCTVLIQNPNFLILDEPTNDLDIVTLNVLENFLIDYPGCLVVVSHDRYFMDKIVDHLFIFRGDGVIEDFPGNYSDFRAYEDSAEPSKDDAPKEKNNWKQQQKSAGLSFNEQKEFQKIEREIKDLEYTRKEIERQFSEGTIADADIAAKAVELQRIIAELEAKEERWFELLAKMEA; encoded by the coding sequence GTGAATTACCTTTCCGTCGAGAGCATCTCCAAATCGTATGGCGAACGTACCCTGTTCGAAAACATCAGTTTTGGGATCAACAAAGACCAGAAAATCGCCTTCATCGCCAAAAACGGGACGGGGAAGACGACGATCATGAACATCCTCACCGGAAAAGACGAACCGGATAACGGCCAGGTCGTGACGCGGAAAGACATCCGGATGACATTTTTGTCGCAGGTGCCGGATCTGCAGGACGACCTGACGATAGAAGAGAGCATCTTCGCCTCCGACAATGAAACCCTGAAGGTGATTGCCGCCTATGAACGGGCGCTGGAGAACCCGGCGGATGAAGAGGCCTACCAGAAAGCCTTCGACAAGATGGACCAGCACAATGCCTGGGACTTCGAAACGCAGTTCAAGCAGATCCTTTTCCGGTTGAAGCTCGACAACCTGAAGCTGAAAGTACGGGATTTGTCGGGTGGACAGAAGAAACGTCTTTCCCTTGCCATCATCCTCATCAACCGGCCCGACCTGCTGATTATGGACGAGCCCACCAACCACCTGGACCTCGAAATGATCGAGTGGCTGGAAAGCTATTTCGCTGCCGCACCCATCACCCTGTTCATGGTAACGCACGACCGTTTCTTCCTGGAGCGTGTGTGCAATGAGATCATCGAGCTTGAGAACGGAAAGCTATATTCCTATAAAGGCAACTATTCGTATTACCTCGAAAAGAAAGAGCAGCGCATCACCTCTGAGAACGCCAGTATCGACAAGGCCAAGAACCTTTTCGTGAAGGAACTCGACTGGATGCGGCGCCAACCCAAGGCCCGTACGACCAAGTCGAAGTCGCGGCAGGATGACTTTTATGTGATCAAGGAGAAAGCGATGAGCCGCCGCCGTGACAAGCAGGTCGAACTCGAGATCAATATGGAGCGGATGGGCAGTAAGGTCATCGAACTGCACCGCCTGGGCAAAAAGTTCGGCGATAAAGTCATACTCGACGGCTTCTCCTATGATTTCCAACGGGGCGACCGCGTGGGCATCATCGGCAAGAACGGTTCGGGGAAATCGACCTTCCTCAACATCATCACCGGCACCCTGCCACCCGATTCAGGTAAGGTGATTACGGGTGAAACCATGAAGATCGGGTATTACACCCAGTCGGGTATCGATCCCAAACCGGGGCAGAAAGTCATTGATGTCATCAAGGAATTCGGCGAATACATCCCGCTGATGAAAGGACGCACGATCTCGGCCGGGCAGTTGCTCGAGCGTTTCCTGTTCGACCGCAAGAAACAACATGATTATGTTGAGAAACTGAGCGGGGGCGAACTAAAGCGGTTGTACCTCTGTACGGTGCTCATCCAAAACCCGAATTTCCTCATTCTCGACGAGCCTACCAACGACCTTGACATCGTGACGCTGAACGTGCTCGAGAACTTCCTGATTGACTACCCGGGTTGTTTGGTAGTCGTTTCGCACGACCGGTATTTCATGGATAAGATCGTCGACCACCTGTTTATCTTCCGGGGCGATGGGGTGATCGAGGATTTCCCTGGCAATTACTCGGATTTCCGTGCGTATGAAGACAGCGCCGAACCGTCGAAAGACGACGCGCCGAAGGAAAAGAACAACTGGAAACAGCAGCAAAAGTCGGCCGGTTTGTCGTTTAACGAGCAGAAAGAGTTCCAGAAAATCGAGCGTGAGATCAAAGACCTCGAGTATACCCGCAAGGAAATCGAGCGGCAGTTTTCGGAAGGAACGATAGCCGATGCCGATATAGCGGCCAAAGCGGTGGAGCTGCAGCGCATCATCGCCGAATTGGAGGCGAAGGAAGAGCGCTGGTTCGAATTATTGGCCAAAATGGAGGCGTGA
- a CDS encoding head GIN domain-containing protein, which yields MVRIIIYTIKLIVVALAALVFTSCNPGVRGNGQKVTVDRNVTESFDRVEVGEGIELVLTPSNDTRITVETDANLINMITTTVEKGTLRVAATGNISSTEGIKVSVSLPKLRGLTAHSAAHAHSTATFVTPEIAVKSESGASLELAVEADDISIETASGANATVRGKALRLQTASSSGSNLDAAGLDTNDVTSSADSGSTTVVNPILTLVAEADSGGNVRYVSTPKNKLNKQEDSGGSVYKN from the coding sequence ATGGTCCGCATCATCATCTACACCATCAAACTGATCGTCGTCGCGCTGGCGGCCTTGGTTTTCACCTCCTGCAATCCCGGCGTTCGGGGCAACGGCCAGAAGGTCACGGTTGACCGCAATGTTACCGAGTCGTTTGACCGGGTTGAGGTAGGAGAGGGCATCGAACTCGTTCTCACGCCTTCCAACGACACCCGCATCACCGTCGAAACCGACGCGAACCTGATTAACATGATTACTACTACCGTAGAGAAAGGCACCCTTCGTGTGGCGGCTACGGGTAACATCAGTTCGACCGAAGGCATCAAAGTCTCGGTCAGCCTACCCAAACTGCGGGGCCTTACCGCCCACAGCGCGGCCCACGCCCATTCGACGGCCACGTTCGTCACACCGGAAATCGCCGTGAAAAGCGAGAGCGGTGCCTCTTTAGAGTTGGCAGTCGAAGCCGATGATATCTCAATTGAAACGGCAAGCGGCGCTAATGCCACCGTTCGCGGGAAGGCACTGCGTCTTCAAACGGCCTCTTCCAGTGGCAGTAACCTTGACGCGGCAGGACTCGACACCAACGATGTGACCAGTTCGGCCGACAGCGGCAGTACGACCGTCGTCAATCCGATCTTGACGCTTGTGGCGGAAGCCGATAGTGGCGGCAACGTGCGCTATGTGAGCACTCCGAAGAACAAGCTGAACAAACAGGAGGATTCCGGCGGCAGCGTTTATAAGAACTAA
- a CDS encoding PspC domain-containing protein: MNKTVNINLGGIFFYIDEDAYQRLSRYFDAIKRSLNRSAGQDEIIRDIEMRIAELISEKHTHPKQVISMKEIEEVIAVMGQPEDYRLDDEGAAPQPNTPFYSPRATRKLYRDRENGIIGGVLAGLGHYFGIDKVWLRVLFVILLCVFGTGIIAYLVMWIVMPEAVTTTEKLEMRGEPITISNIERKVREEIEGLSERFRNADYAQMGDSIHKGATKVGSTIGDIFISIFKVFAKIIGSLIILASLAVIVSLLIGVFTLGSTAFVSFPWSSFVEQGNFGEYPIWLFGLVMFFAVGIPFFYFCLLGFKLLAPKIKSPGAIINFGLLAVWIISTAIAITFGVRQATAFAFEGKTLKKEELVLAPADTLDIKFVHNDSYANSTNEYDDFRIELDGSDHEMIYSNDVTLDVRPSDDDKAYIQVQRIARGSSVSDARRTAEKIVYGYKFQNNDVLLDNYLLTDIRNKFRDQQVEVVLYLPKGTKFRVDKSVTDRDRSDDAFFNLHWSDDSYTYRVDKDRVRCLDCPPSEDEYNDIDDPESVEVSDSTGTMTVKVHTDGDIRVETTTQSSGKGLTTDQDGKIVPKK, translated from the coding sequence ATGAACAAGACAGTCAATATCAACCTGGGAGGCATTTTCTTCTATATAGATGAAGACGCTTACCAACGCCTTAGCCGCTACTTCGACGCCATTAAACGGTCGCTGAACCGTTCGGCCGGCCAGGACGAGATCATCCGCGACATCGAAATGCGTATCGCTGAACTGATCTCAGAGAAACACACCCATCCGAAACAGGTCATTTCGATGAAGGAAATCGAAGAAGTGATTGCTGTGATGGGCCAACCTGAGGACTATCGCCTTGACGACGAAGGGGCTGCGCCGCAACCGAACACGCCTTTCTACTCGCCGCGTGCGACCCGTAAATTGTACCGCGACCGCGAAAACGGCATCATCGGTGGTGTATTGGCCGGCCTGGGGCACTATTTCGGCATCGATAAGGTATGGCTGCGTGTGTTGTTCGTGATACTGTTGTGCGTATTCGGAACGGGTATAATCGCCTATCTGGTTATGTGGATCGTAATGCCGGAAGCGGTGACGACTACCGAGAAACTGGAAATGCGCGGGGAGCCCATCACCATCAGCAACATCGAACGAAAAGTACGGGAGGAAATCGAAGGACTTTCCGAGCGGTTTCGTAACGCCGACTACGCCCAGATGGGTGACAGCATCCATAAAGGTGCCACCAAAGTAGGCTCGACCATCGGAGATATCTTCATCAGTATTTTCAAGGTGTTCGCAAAAATCATCGGTTCCCTCATCATCCTGGCCTCACTGGCCGTGATTGTCAGCCTTCTGATCGGTGTGTTCACCCTTGGTTCAACCGCCTTTGTGAGCTTCCCGTGGTCATCGTTCGTAGAACAGGGCAATTTCGGGGAGTATCCGATCTGGTTGTTCGGACTGGTCATGTTCTTCGCCGTGGGAATCCCGTTCTTCTATTTCTGCCTGCTGGGCTTCAAACTGTTGGCGCCGAAGATCAAGTCGCCGGGTGCTATCATCAATTTCGGACTGCTGGCCGTGTGGATCATCTCGACCGCGATTGCCATCACCTTTGGTGTACGCCAGGCAACCGCTTTCGCCTTCGAAGGGAAAACCCTTAAAAAGGAAGAGTTGGTATTGGCGCCGGCCGACACTCTCGACATCAAGTTTGTGCACAACGACAGTTACGCCAACTCTACGAATGAGTATGACGATTTCCGTATCGAGCTCGACGGCTCTGACCATGAGATGATTTACTCGAACGACGTCACCCTTGATGTGCGTCCGTCAGACGATGACAAGGCCTACATTCAGGTGCAGCGCATCGCCCGGGGCAGTTCGGTGAGTGACGCCCGTCGCACGGCTGAAAAGATCGTGTATGGGTATAAATTCCAGAATAATGACGTACTTTTGGATAACTACCTCCTGACCGATATACGCAACAAGTTTCGCGACCAGCAGGTGGAAGTGGTGCTGTATTTGCCAAAAGGAACGAAATTCCGCGTCGACAAATCGGTTACGGACCGTGATCGCTCAGACGACGCCTTCTTCAACCTCCACTGGAGTGACGACAGCTACACCTACCGTGTCGACAAAGACCGCGTACGTTGTCTGGATTGCCCACCAAGTGAAGACGAGTATAACGATATAGACGATCCCGAATCAGTGGAAGTAAGCGATTCGACCGGCACCATGACCGTAAAAGTCCATACCGATGGCGACATCCGGGTCGAAACGACCACCCAATCGTCAGGTAAAGGGCTTACGACCGACCAGGATGGAAAAATAGTACCTAAAAAATAA
- a CDS encoding PadR family transcriptional regulator, which translates to MNIENTKAQMRKGVLEFCILSVLKERDAYTSEILDTLKGAKLLVVEGTVYPLLTRLKNDGLLNYRWEESTSGPPRKYYGLTEIGHTFLKELNGTWTELSDAVNIITNQKHES; encoded by the coding sequence ATGAACATTGAAAACACGAAAGCACAGATGCGCAAGGGTGTTCTCGAGTTTTGCATCCTCTCGGTACTAAAAGAGCGGGATGCCTACACCTCCGAGATACTCGATACCCTTAAAGGCGCTAAGCTGTTGGTTGTGGAAGGCACGGTCTATCCGCTGCTGACCCGCCTGAAAAACGACGGGTTACTCAACTACCGTTGGGAAGAATCGACCTCCGGGCCGCCTCGTAAATACTACGGCCTGACCGAAATCGGACACACATTTCTTAAGGAACTGAACGGCACCTGGACCGAACTTTCCGACGCCGTCAACATTATCACCAATCAAAAACACGAATCATGA
- a CDS encoding DUF4870 domain-containing protein, producing the protein MQRTNEQQIATFTHISALSQFLIPFGNFILPIVIWTSNRERSAYIDQQGKECINFQLSSFLYLLICALVAVPTFLFALMSGGELHRHGHHFNMHHMEWSFTEVSIPLVVAIVAVILAGLIKAAEVLLTIYAAVKTSGGDDFRYPATIRFLK; encoded by the coding sequence ATGCAACGAACCAACGAACAACAAATCGCGACTTTCACCCACATCAGTGCCTTGTCGCAGTTCCTGATCCCGTTTGGCAATTTCATCCTGCCGATCGTGATCTGGACGTCCAATCGCGAGCGGTCGGCCTATATCGACCAGCAAGGGAAAGAGTGCATCAATTTCCAACTGAGCAGCTTCCTCTACCTTCTTATCTGTGCCTTGGTCGCCGTGCCGACATTTCTCTTCGCACTTATGTCGGGAGGCGAGCTGCACCGCCACGGGCACCACTTTAACATGCACCACATGGAGTGGTCGTTTACGGAGGTCAGTATTCCGCTGGTGGTCGCGATCGTCGCCGTCATCCTCGCCGGTCTCATCAAAGCGGCCGAGGTATTGCTGACGATCTATGCGGCGGTCAAGACATCGGGAGGGGATGACTTCCGGTATCCGGCGACCATCCGCTTCCTAAAATAA
- a CDS encoding DUF4442 domain-containing protein — MLTTAQFNRFLFFKLPSAFLCGVRVKNISDARCDVSVRHRWINQNPFKSMYFAVQAMAAELSTGALVIAAIRSSGANLSMLVAQNRSVFTKKATGRIRFRCDDGRAIAETIAKAIETGEGQTLWMRSEGVNEQGETVSRFEFEWTVKVKTRQ, encoded by the coding sequence ATGCTCACAACAGCCCAATTCAACCGCTTCCTGTTTTTTAAGTTGCCGTCTGCCTTTTTGTGTGGTGTACGGGTGAAAAACATCTCTGACGCGCGTTGCGACGTTTCGGTTCGGCACCGCTGGATCAACCAGAATCCGTTCAAATCGATGTATTTTGCCGTGCAGGCCATGGCGGCGGAACTGTCAACGGGCGCACTGGTCATCGCCGCCATTCGAAGCAGTGGGGCTAATTTGTCGATGTTGGTAGCGCAGAACCGTTCCGTATTCACGAAAAAAGCGACCGGACGTATCCGATTCCGGTGCGACGACGGACGTGCCATTGCCGAAACCATCGCCAAAGCCATCGAAACCGGCGAAGGACAAACGCTGTGGATGCGGTCGGAAGGTGTCAACGAACAGGGTGAAACCGTTTCGCGCTTTGAATTTGAATGGACGGTGAAAGTCAAAACCCGACAATAA
- a CDS encoding TIGR01777 family oxidoreductase yields MKVLITGATGLVGTALVAALRSRGHKVCYLTTSKSGRPLPGAQRFFWNVATEELDPEAFEGVDAIVHLAGASIAKRWTATYKQEIRDSRIASAELLYKVLRTLPHHSVRHFVSASAIGLYADHPDHLYHESDLAFDQGFLGDVVLQWEQAADRFRTLSIKVAKLRTGLVFSKKGGVLEQLVAPVRYGFGAAFGSGKQWQSWIHLDDMVGLYLAALENGWEGTFNAVAPHPVTQTELIRQIGKTLHRPVWLPNIPEFLMAPILGEMRQLVFSSQKVSAEKAIEHGYRFQFPLLPAALSDLLTNDNA; encoded by the coding sequence ATGAAGGTTCTGATCACTGGCGCAACCGGACTTGTGGGAACGGCTTTGGTGGCCGCCTTGCGCAGCCGCGGACATAAAGTCTGCTACCTCACGACGTCCAAAAGCGGGAGACCACTTCCCGGCGCCCAACGCTTTTTCTGGAACGTCGCCACAGAAGAACTCGATCCCGAGGCGTTTGAAGGTGTGGATGCCATCGTGCACCTGGCCGGCGCCTCTATCGCGAAACGCTGGACGGCGACCTACAAACAGGAAATCCGCGATAGCCGTATCGCATCCGCCGAACTCCTATATAAAGTACTTCGCACCCTTCCCCACCACTCCGTACGCCATTTCGTTTCCGCCTCGGCTATTGGCCTTTATGCCGATCACCCTGACCATCTCTACCACGAAAGCGACCTCGCCTTCGATCAGGGATTTCTGGGTGATGTCGTGTTGCAATGGGAACAGGCCGCTGACCGCTTCCGTACTCTTTCTATTAAAGTCGCTAAACTGCGCACCGGACTCGTTTTCTCTAAAAAAGGAGGCGTACTCGAGCAACTGGTGGCACCCGTGCGCTATGGGTTCGGCGCCGCATTCGGTTCCGGAAAACAATGGCAGTCGTGGATCCATCTTGATGATATGGTTGGACTTTACCTCGCGGCACTCGAAAACGGCTGGGAGGGGACGTTCAACGCCGTGGCGCCCCATCCGGTGACGCAAACGGAACTCATCCGGCAAATCGGAAAAACCCTCCATCGTCCGGTATGGTTGCCCAACATCCCCGAATTCCTCATGGCACCGATACTGGGTGAAATGCGCCAACTGGTCTTTTCCAGCCAAAAGGTAAGTGCTGAAAAAGCGATAGAACACGGTTACCGTTTCCAATTTCCTTTATTACCCGCCGCCCTTTCCGACCTGCTTACCAACGACAACGCGTAA
- a CDS encoding nucleotide exchange factor GrpE, protein MATEKNAQSQENEDITMDGQPTAEAPQEDLPTAESLTAEEKLSEDLAKEKDKFLRLFAEFENYKKRTAKERLDLFKTANQEVLQALLPVLDDFDRAMIEIRKSENNELVRGVELIQEKFKNTLVSKGLEEVEIKAGDAFNADFAEAITQIPAPTPELKGKIVDVLEKGYKLGDKIIRFPKVVIGN, encoded by the coding sequence ATGGCAACCGAAAAGAACGCGCAATCACAGGAAAACGAAGACATTACAATGGACGGACAACCGACGGCCGAGGCCCCACAGGAAGACCTTCCGACAGCCGAAAGCCTGACAGCAGAGGAAAAATTGTCAGAGGATCTCGCCAAAGAGAAGGATAAATTCCTGCGTTTGTTCGCCGAATTCGAAAACTATAAGAAGCGTACGGCAAAAGAACGCCTCGACCTGTTCAAAACCGCGAACCAGGAAGTACTGCAGGCGCTGTTGCCGGTGCTCGACGATTTTGACCGTGCGATGATCGAAATCCGCAAGTCGGAAAACAACGAGCTGGTGCGTGGCGTGGAACTCATACAGGAAAAATTCAAAAACACGCTTGTCTCAAAAGGACTTGAGGAAGTCGAAATCAAAGCCGGCGATGCCTTTAACGCCGATTTCGCAGAAGCCATCACGCAAATTCCGGCTCCCACACCTGAATTAAAGGGCAAAATCGTGGATGTATTGGAGAAAGGCTATAAATTGGGCGACAAAATCATCCGTTTTCCGAAAGTCGTCATCGGAAACTAA
- the dnaJ gene encoding molecular chaperone DnaJ: MKKDYYEILGISKGASAAEIKKAYRKKAIEYHPDKNPGDKQAEENFKAAAEAYEVLSDDQKRARYDQYGHQAFEGGGGFHGGNMNMDDIFSQFGDIFGGAFGGFGGGFGGGGGQRRVKGSNLRIKVKLTLEEIAKGVEKKVKVKRKVQAPGVKYKTCPTCNGSGQVMRVTNTILGRMQSASTCPTCGGAGQTLESKPANADAYGMVYEDETVSIKIPAGVADGMQLKVSNKGNDAPGNGIPGDLIVVIEEQEHETLKREGENLHLDLYISIAEAALGVSKDIDTVNGKVRIKLEEGIQSGKILRLKGKGIPSLNSYGSGDLLVHINVWTPRNLTREQKQFFENALNDPNFTPNPEKSDKSFFEKVKDMFS, translated from the coding sequence ATGAAAAAAGACTATTACGAAATACTCGGCATCTCGAAAGGCGCTTCGGCCGCTGAGATTAAGAAGGCGTACCGGAAGAAAGCTATCGAGTACCATCCCGACAAAAATCCGGGTGACAAGCAGGCGGAAGAAAACTTCAAGGCCGCGGCGGAAGCGTATGAAGTGCTGAGCGACGACCAGAAACGCGCGCGCTACGACCAATACGGCCACCAGGCATTCGAAGGTGGCGGCGGGTTCCACGGAGGCAACATGAACATGGACGACATCTTCAGCCAGTTCGGCGACATCTTCGGAGGGGCCTTCGGTGGTTTCGGAGGCGGATTCGGAGGCGGAGGCGGCCAGCGACGCGTGAAGGGAAGCAACCTTCGTATCAAAGTAAAACTCACGCTCGAGGAAATCGCGAAAGGCGTCGAAAAGAAAGTAAAAGTCAAACGCAAGGTGCAGGCACCGGGCGTGAAATATAAAACCTGCCCGACCTGTAACGGTTCCGGACAGGTCATGCGTGTGACCAACACCATTTTGGGACGGATGCAGTCGGCGTCTACCTGCCCTACCTGTGGTGGTGCCGGCCAGACACTGGAAAGTAAACCGGCGAACGCAGATGCCTATGGTATGGTGTACGAAGACGAGACGGTATCGATCAAAATACCGGCCGGTGTGGCAGATGGCATGCAATTGAAAGTCTCCAATAAAGGAAACGATGCCCCAGGCAACGGCATTCCGGGTGACCTGATCGTCGTAATCGAAGAACAGGAACATGAGACGCTGAAACGCGAAGGGGAAAACCTCCACCTCGATTTATACATCAGCATCGCGGAAGCGGCGCTCGGCGTATCGAAAGATATCGATACGGTAAACGGAAAAGTGCGCATTAAGTTGGAAGAAGGCATCCAGTCGGGCAAGATACTTCGCCTGAAAGGAAAGGGTATCCCGAGCCTGAACAGCTACGGAAGCGGCGACCTCCTGGTGCACATAAACGTCTGGACGCCACGGAATCTCACCCGCGAACAGAAGCAGTTTTTCGAAAATGCACTGAACGATCCGAACTTCACCCCTAACCCGGAAAAGTCGGATAAATCTTTTTTTGAAAAAGTGAAAGATATGTTTTCCTAA
- a CDS encoding PIN domain-containing protein, whose translation MRIFLDTNVIVDLIADRQPYSQHAVRIFQRAEQKQLELFASSHSLITTHYLMSRYLDEKALREVLLTLLDFLTVQDADAELLRMALRSGHRDFEDAVQVLCAARIGQVDFIVTRNLRDFKTSEIPALSPEELCLRLDS comes from the coding sequence ATGAGGATTTTCCTTGATACCAATGTCATCGTTGATCTGATCGCAGACCGTCAGCCGTATAGCCAGCATGCCGTTCGTATTTTTCAACGTGCCGAGCAGAAGCAGTTAGAGTTATTTGCGTCTTCCCACTCCCTTATCACCACACACTACCTCATGAGCCGGTATCTGGACGAGAAGGCACTTCGTGAGGTATTGCTTACCCTCCTTGACTTTTTAACGGTGCAGGATGCGGATGCCGAACTCCTTCGGATGGCACTTCGCTCGGGTCATCGGGATTTCGAGGATGCGGTACAGGTCTTGTGCGCCGCCCGCATTGGGCAAGTCGATTTTATCGTGACCCGGAATTTGAGGGATTTCAAAACGAGCGAAATTCCGGCGCTGTCACCGGAGGAATTATGCCTACGTCTGGACTCATAA
- a CDS encoding DUF6364 family protein: MTTKLTLTVEKAVIDRAKLYARNTGRSLSELVERYLETITLEEGDRVLSPKLKSLVGAVKLPDDFDETTALREAFERKHFLK, translated from the coding sequence ATGACAACCAAGCTTACCTTGACCGTCGAGAAAGCCGTGATAGACCGGGCCAAATTATATGCCCGGAATACAGGCCGGAGCTTATCGGAGCTTGTAGAACGGTATCTCGAGACGATTACACTGGAGGAAGGAGATCGAGTGCTTTCACCTAAGCTTAAGTCGCTGGTCGGAGCGGTAAAACTGCCGGATGATTTCGACGAAACGACGGCTTTGAGGGAGGCGTTTGAACGCAAACATTTCCTGAAATGA
- a CDS encoding ABC transporter ATP-binding protein has protein sequence MSIILDVRDVVKRYGDYTALNSVSLSVPKGSIYGLLGPNGAGKTSLIRIINQITLPDSGSVWLDGAPLKPDDVQHIGYLPEERGLYKTMKVGEQCLYLAQLKGLDRAEAKKQLDFWFERLGVEGWWNKKIQELSKGMAQKIQFIVTVLHRPKLLIFDEPFSGFDPVNANLIKDEILALKEQGSTIIFSTHRMESVEELCDHIALIHKSNKLIEGPLQEVKRRYRTHTYEVGIVTPNIEGLMYDLTQHFTVAPTQFRSLNDDVKLDIQLGKATPNELLALLTGRGEVTHFVEKIPSVNDIFIQTVTNGTTL, from the coding sequence ATGTCTATCATACTCGACGTTCGCGACGTCGTCAAACGATACGGCGACTATACCGCCCTTAACTCGGTTTCCCTTTCCGTCCCGAAGGGCAGTATTTACGGACTCCTGGGTCCGAACGGTGCCGGGAAAACCTCGCTTATACGGATTATCAACCAGATCACTTTGCCAGACTCAGGTTCGGTGTGGCTCGACGGGGCACCGCTGAAGCCAGACGATGTGCAGCACATTGGATATCTTCCGGAAGAACGCGGACTCTACAAAACCATGAAGGTGGGGGAACAGTGCCTCTATCTCGCGCAGCTAAAAGGGCTTGACCGCGCGGAGGCCAAGAAGCAACTCGACTTTTGGTTTGAGCGACTGGGTGTGGAAGGCTGGTGGAATAAGAAAATCCAGGAGCTTTCGAAAGGGATGGCGCAGAAGATACAGTTTATCGTAACGGTGCTTCACCGTCCGAAATTGCTCATTTTCGACGAACCCTTCTCGGGCTTCGATCCGGTGAATGCCAACCTGATCAAAGATGAAATTCTTGCCCTCAAGGAACAGGGCTCCACCATTATTTTTTCCACCCATCGCATGGAAAGCGTGGAGGAACTGTGCGACCATATCGCCCTCATCCACAAATCCAACAAACTGATCGAAGGCCCGCTCCAGGAGGTGAAGCGCCGCTACCGTACCCATACGTATGAAGTCGGCATCGTAACGCCCAACATCGAAGGGCTTATGTACGACCTGACACAGCATTTTACCGTGGCACCCACGCAGTTCCGTTCGTTGAACGACGATGTGAAACTCGATATCCAACTCGGAAAAGCCACACCGAACGAGTTGTTGGCCCTGTTGACGGGCCGCGGCGAGGTCACCCACTTCGTCGAGAAAATTCCGAGTGTCAACGACATCTTTATCCAAACCGTTACCAACGGCACTACCTTATAA